GCGATCTACGCGCTCGTCGCGCTCAGCCTCCTCACCCTGTTCGCCGGGCTGCTTTTCCCGCGCTGGTTGGACCGTGTGACCGACCACCTCGTCCCCTCGCCGTGGAAGGCGCTCCTCGTCGGGTTCATCGCGGCGATCGCCGTGCCCCCGGCGCTGTTCGTCCTGGGCATCACGATCGTCGGCGCGCCCCTGGCGCTCGCGGGTGTCGTCGTCTGGACCGTCATGGTCCTCGCGACCTTCGTGTTCAGCGCGCACTATCTCGGGCGCCTCGTCCTCCGCGGCACGCAGCACCCGGTCGTCAGGTCGCTCGTCGGGGGAGTCATCCTCATCGTCGCCCTGCAGATCCCGTGGCTGAACATCCTCGTCTGGCTCGCGATGGTGTTCTTCGGGCTCGGTGCGCAACTCCTCGAGATCCACCGCCTGCGCCCCTGGCGCGTCTCCAGGGCGGTAGAGCCGAGGCCGCGGACCGAGGATGCCGCATCCCCGCCAGCAACGGAAAGCGCGGCGCCCGCGTCGGCGACGTCGTGACTCGGGAGGTCTACGCCACTCGCTGCGTCGCGACGTAGACGGTGTTCGACGAAGCCGTCCCCGTCAGGCGGTTGTCGAAGGTGACGACGTGGGCCGTGGCATCCATGACCGAGGTCAGGGTCGACAGGAACTCTTCGTCGGGCGGGTCATCCGACCAGAGCGCGAAGACTCCGCGCTCGCTCAGGTGTCGCGTGAGGGATCCCAGGCCGGCGGCCGTGTAGAGATCGGCGTGACTGGGGTCGAGTGTGTGGCGGGGCGAGTGATCGACATCGAGCAGGATGGCGTCGTACGCCGGAGCACCGGGTCGGGGCATCCGCCTCATGACGTCGAAGAAGTCGTCGTGCACGAGTGTCGCTCGTCCGTCGTCGACGATCGATGCCGAGACCGGGAGGAGGCGCCGCTCATGCCAGCCGATCACGGCCGGGAGCGCGTCGATGACGTCGAGCCGCCGCACTCGCTCGTCGAGGAGAGCCGTCGCCGCGGTGTACCCGAGGCCCAGGCCGCCCACGAGAACGTTGAGTCCGTCCCCCTCGACCGAGGCGAGCCCCAGCGTCGCGAGCTCCTCTTCGGCCACGGTGAAAAGGCTCGACATGAGGTACTCGTCGCCGAGCTTCACCTCGTAGATCTGCTCGTCGGTCTCGGGGTCGGTGCGTCTGCGGAGGGTCAGTTCTCCCATCCGCGTCGGCTGCCAGTCGAGCTCCTCGAACCGCGCGATCATGGTGCCTCCCCTCGCCCCTCTGTCGTCCATCCTCCCACCCACTCCGGAGGGCGCCCGGCGATGCTGAGGAGACCGGCGATACTGCGGGCGCCTGGTGCCCGAGCACCCTCAGGTCTGCGGATCTCCTCACAACCGCGCGGTCAGTCTTCTTGCGCGCTCACGGCATGTACGAGCCACCGTTGACGTGGAACACCTGACCCGTCACGTGCGCGAGCGTGTCGGACGCGAAGAGCGCGATGACGCGGCCCATCTCGTCGGCGCGCCCCGCACGGCCGAGAGGGATGGTCGAGATGAGCGCATCCATCGACGCGTCGTCATGGGCCGAGCGGGGCTGTGCCGTGTCGGTGAGACCCGGGGCGACCGCATTCACCCGGATGCCATGGGGAGCAAGCTCGAGCGCCAGTGAGCGCGTGAGCGAGACGACGCCCCCTTTGCTCGCCGCGTAGTGGGAGCCGTGGGGCTGCCCGCGAACCGCGGACGACGCGAGGTTGATGATGGATCCGCCGCCCTGCGCCGCCATGAGCCGGGCGGCGGCCTGGCTCGTGAACGCGACAGCGGTGAGGTTCACACTCATCACGGCGTTCCATTCGTCCTCCGTCATCTCGAGGAACGCCCGGCGGGGAAAGATCCCCGCATTGTTGACGAGGACATCCACGCGCCCCCATGCGTCCGCCACGCGCGACACCATCGCCCGGATCTCCGTGACGGACGACACGTCGGCGCGGATCGGCAGTGCACGCCTCCCGCGATCGCGGACCTCTTGCGCGACCTCGGCGGCGCCCTGTTCGTCTGAGAGGTAGTTCACCGCAACGTCGAAACCGCTGTCAGCGAGCGCGAGCGCGGCCTCGCGACCGATTCCCTGCTGAGCGCCCGTCACGAGCGCTGTTCTCTGCGCCGTCATGCGTGCTCACCTTCCGGCGTGCCCAGGAGGCTGGACAGGATGGGCCGCCATCGCGTGCGGGAGTCGATTCCTCCCTCGATCAGCTGGCGCGCGATTCGGGAGAATTCCGGTGCGCGATGCGCCGTCAACTGCGAGATCTTTCCCACGAGCTGATCCGCGCTCATCGGCCGGCCGGGCTCACCGATGGCGCTCAGGCATTCGGCGGCTTCCCTGCGTCCGTCGTCGAACACGAGAGTGACACGCGCCGGCCGGTCGTGCGGATAGGGCGGCAGCGGCTCGAAAGAGTGGATTCGGACGAGGCTGCGAAGGCGCGCGACCGCGGGATGCGAGATCCAGGACTGCGAGTACACCTCCGGATCGGTGCGTCCGGCGACCAAGGTGGCGGCGACGACATGGGGGAGGGAGAACTTGCCGCCCAAGCTCGTCGTGGGATGCGCATCGCCGAGCTCGATGCCGAGGGGATGCGTCGCGACGTCGATCGCCGCGATCCGCGCGACATCGAGGTGCTGCGCATCGGGGGAGGCGAGTGCAGACGCCGCTTCGATGGCGGAGTGCGTGTACTGGCAGGCCGCGTAGACCTTGTGATATCCGTCTTCCACAGCCCATGCGGCATCGTCGGCCCGTGCGCCGGTAGTCATGTCCGCGAGCGCGTCGGTGTCGGCGTCGATGCCTGCGAGCGTCGCGTCGGCGGCGAGGAAGCCCAGCCCCGCGCCCGCTGCCGCCCAGAGGTTG
This genomic stretch from Microbacterium sp. SLBN-146 harbors:
- a CDS encoding spermidine synthase — protein: MIARFEELDWQPTRMGELTLRRRTDPETDEQIYEVKLGDEYLMSSLFTVAEEELATLGLASVEGDGLNVLVGGLGLGYTAATALLDERVRRLDVIDALPAVIGWHERRLLPVSASIVDDGRATLVHDDFFDVMRRMPRPGAPAYDAILLDVDHSPRHTLDPSHADLYTAAGLGSLTRHLSERGVFALWSDDPPDEEFLSTLTSVMDATAHVVTFDNRLTGTASSNTVYVATQRVA
- a CDS encoding SDR family NAD(P)-dependent oxidoreductase, with the translated sequence MTAQRTALVTGAQQGIGREAALALADSGFDVAVNYLSDEQGAAEVAQEVRDRGRRALPIRADVSSVTEIRAMVSRVADAWGRVDVLVNNAGIFPRRAFLEMTEDEWNAVMSVNLTAVAFTSQAAARLMAAQGGGSIINLASSAVRGQPHGSHYAASKGGVVSLTRSLALELAPHGIRVNAVAPGLTDTAQPRSAHDDASMDALISTIPLGRAGRADEMGRVIALFASDTLAHVTGQVFHVNGGSYMP
- a CDS encoding MmgE/PrpD family protein; its protein translation is MTDSALHRDSWRASLRGRALGAASETRLAPYAARILVDDVAAMLSGADDPRASAFATASTSSGGEATIVSGGSDSRIVAAQKNGLLAGWDELDEGYRRAGCHGGLYTVPAAMAECEAEDRTLQDLLEAITVGYEVVATIARHIDPPRARAVHPHSYLSPIGAATTLVWLRTRDPAMVVKAVDVAATLAPRGDYRLAHDGILARNLWAAAGAGLGFLAADATLAGIDADTDALADMTTGARADDAAWAVEDGYHKVYAACQYTHSAIEAASALASPDAQHLDVARIAAIDVATHPLGIELGDAHPTTSLGGKFSLPHVVAATLVAGRTDPEVYSQSWISHPAVARLRSLVRIHSFEPLPPYPHDRPARVTLVFDDGRREAAECLSAIGEPGRPMSADQLVGKISQLTAHRAPEFSRIARQLIEGGIDSRTRWRPILSSLLGTPEGEHA